A genomic segment from Conger conger chromosome 2, fConCon1.1, whole genome shotgun sequence encodes:
- the LOC133122628 gene encoding zinc finger protein 271-like produces MMQAGVCLRQDTETTLPELTEQHRIRLKEEELSGLESETECAAPGLNTLEPECVTAHSGVSDGHHTHTSVIKTETDLGSTCTVDLIKTESLDFTELVCRTHLHPDRMKTETDLGSTHTGDLIKTESPERTELGYVTHLHPDQIKTEADDGGYLKAEHISDFLDIKCVDIKCDQIKCESSESLVSDLTVTVGAGVENKDITEPWQCVGEPNPNCKKESHELSIQCGDLNHHYDGTNESNQMFHDSRNGCQNDLNFQNINVMIEPKIAHSSKNSRLLKFNQNKTIPKNKGEKPHKCMQCEKCFCKKSDLNAHLRIHTGEKPYKCTQCEKCFCRKSDLNTHLRIHTGEKPYKCTLCGKYFSHTSGLKCHKMVHTGEKPYKCPQCEKCFSKISHLNIHQRIHTGEKPFKCTQCGKCFSHRTGFNCHLMSHTGEKPYSCPQCEKCFYTISHLNIHHRIHTGEKPYKCIQCGKCFSQTSALNRHKMTHTGESPAVAPI; encoded by the coding sequence ATGATGCAGGCAGGAGTCTgtctgagacaggacactgagacaacactaccagagctcactgagcagcacaggatcagactgaaagaagaggaactcagtggactggagtcagagacagagtgtgctgcaccaggactcaacacactggagccagagtgtgttacagcacacagcggGGTCAGTGatggacaccacacacacacatcagtgatCAAAACAGAAACTGATCTGGGCTCCACCTGCACTGTGGATCTTATTAAGACAGAGAGCCTAGACTTTACAGAGCTGGTATGTAGAACCCATCTGCACCCTGACCGaatgaaaacagaaactgaTCTGGGCTCCACCCACACTGGGGATCTTATTAAGACGGAGAGCCCTGAAAGGACAGAGCTGGGATATGTGAcccatctgcatcctgaccaaatcaaaaccGAGGCTGATGATGGAGGATACCTGAAGGCAGAACACATCAGTGACTTTCTGGATATTAAATGTGTTGATATTAAATGTGATCAAATCAAGTGTGAGTCCAGTGAAAGTTTAGTGAGTGATCTCACTGTGACGGTTGGGGCTGGTGTTGAAAACAAAGACATTACTGAACCATGGCAATGTGTAGGAGAGCCAAACCcaaactgtaaaaaagaaagTCATGAGCTGTCGATCCAATGTGGGGACTTAAATCATCACTATGACGGAACCAATGAAAGTAATCAGATGTTTCATGACAGCAGAAATGGTTGCCAAAATGATTTAAATTTCCAGAACATCAATGTGATGATTGAACCCAAGATAGCTCATTCAAGTAAAAACTCAAGGCTTTTGAAATTCAATCAAAACAAGACCATTCCGAAAAATAAAGGTGAAAAGCCACATAAGTGTATGcaatgtgaaaagtgtttttgcaaaaaatctgatttaaatgcacacctgagaattcatacaggtgaaaagccatacaagtgtacacagtgtgaaaagtgtttttgtagaaaatctgatttaaatacacacctgagaattcatacaggtgaaaagccctataaATGTACACTGTGTGGGAAATATTTTTCCCATACAAGTGGCTTAAAATGCCACAAGATGGTTCATACGGgcgaaaagccctacaaatgtccTCAGTGTGAGAAGTGCTTTTCCAAAATATCTcatttaaatatccaccagagaattcatacaggtgaaaagccttTCAAATGTACCCaatgtgggaagtgtttttctcATAGAACTGGTTTCAATTGCCATCTGATGagtcatacaggtgaaaagccttACTCATGTCCTCAGTGTGAGAAGTGCTTTTACACGATATCTCATCTGAATATTCATCATAGAATTCATAcgggtgaaaagccctacaaatgcaTTCAGTGCGGAAAGTGTTTTTCCCAGACAAGTGCTTTAAATCGTCACAAGATGACGCATACAGGGGAAAGCCCTGCAGTGGCTCCCATATGA
- the LOC133122624 gene encoding zinc finger protein 883-like isoform X1: MHELHFCTPLSSSMMQAGVCLRQDTETTLPELTEQHRIRLKEEELSGLESETECAAPGLNTLEPECVTAHSGVSDGHHTHTSVIKTEADLGFTHTGDLIKTESPERTELGYVTHLHPDQIKTEAEDGGYLKAEHISDFQDFKCFNIKCESSEGLVSDLMNTVMTGAGVDHTDQTEPWQCAGEPNSNCKKEEIQDPLTQFGDLNHHSNINNENNQTNIFHKRTNGCNQDGKLTTDVKNEPMIISTRERQYTCTVCEKCFNTKSGLTAHRRIHTGEKPYSCPHCENGFHFKYQLTTHLRIHTDEKPYKCSQCGKCFSKISCRNRHQRIHTGEKAYKCSDCGKCFSIRSDLNSHQIIHTHEKPYKCPQCEKCFNFKSGLTAHQRIHTGEKPYNCPQCEKCFYRIACLNRHQRIHTGEKPYKCPQCGKCFYTIVCLNRHQTIHTDEKPYKCSLCGKCFSIRSHLNSHQRMHTGEKPYKCPQCEKCFHFKSGLTTHLRIHTGEKPYKCSECGKCFSIRSRLNSHQRIHTGEKPHKRSVWPVLPQKISVK, translated from the exons ATGcac GAGCTGCACTTCTGCACACctttgagcagcagtatgatgcaggcaggagtctgtctgagacaggacactgagacaaccctaccagagctcactgagcagcacaggatcagactgaaagaagaggaactcagtggactggagtcAGAGACGGAATGTGCTGCACCAGgactcaacacactggagccagagtgtgttacagcacacagcggGGTCAGTGatggacaccacacacacacatcagtgataaaaacagaagCTGATCTGGGCTTCACCCACACTGGGGATCTTATTAAGACGGAGAGCCCTGAAAGGACAGAGCTAGGATATGTGAcccatctgcatcctgaccaaatcaaaacagaggCTGAAGATGGAGGATACCTGAAGGCAGAACACATCAGTGACTTCCAGgactttaaatgttttaatattaagTGTGAATCCAGTGAAGGTTTAGTGAGTGATCTCATGAACACTGTGATGACTGGAGCTGGTGTTGATCACACAGACCAGACTGAACCATGGCAATGTGCAGGAGAGCCAAACTCAAactgtaaaaaagaagaaattcaaGATCCGTTAACCCAGTTTGGGGACTTAAATCATCACAGCAacataaacaatgaaaataatcagACCAACATTTTCCATAAAAGAACAAACGGTTGCAATCAAGATGGGAAACTAACAACAGATGTGAAAAATGAACCCATGATAATTAGTACAAGAGAAAGGCAGTatacatgtacagtgtgtgagaagtgttttaaTACCAAATCTGGGTTAACTGCACACCgaagaattcatacaggtgaaaagccctacagtTGTCCTCATTGTGAgaatggttttcatttcaaatatcaGTTAACTAcgcacctgagaattcatacagatgaaaagccctacaaatgttcccagtgtgggaagtgcttttccaAAATATCTTGTAGAAATcgccaccagagaattcatacaggtgagaaggCATACAAATGTTCTGattgtgggaagtgcttttccaTAAGATCTGATTTAAATAGCCACCAGATAATTCATACTcatgaaaagccctacaaatgtcctcagtgtgagaagtgttttaatttcaaatctggGTTAACTGCACACCaaagaattcatacaggtgaaaagccctacaattGTCCTCAGTGTGAGAAGTGCTTTTACAGAATCGCTTGTTTAAATcgccaccagagaattcatacaggtgaaaagccctacaaatgtcctcagtgtgggaagtgcttttacACAATAGTTTGCTTAAATCGCCACCAAACTATTCATACAGATGAAAAGCCCTATAAATGTTCTctgtgtgggaagtgcttttccaTAAGATCACATTTAAATAGCCACCAGAGAAtgcatacaggtgaaaagccctacaaatgtcctcaatgtgagaagtgttttcatttcaaatctgggTTAACTACACACCtaagaattcatacaggtgaaaagccctacaaatgttctgagtgtgggaagtgcttttccaTAAGATCTCGTTTAAATAGCCACCAGCgcattcatacaggtgaaaagccccaCAAGCGTTCTGTTTGGCCAGTGCTTCCCCAGAAGATATCAGTTAAATAG
- the LOC133122634 gene encoding zinc finger protein 98-like, with protein MMQAGVCLRQDTETTLPELTEQHRIRLKEEELSGLESETECAAPRLNTLEPECVTAHSGVSDVHHTHTSVIKTEADLGSTHTGDLIKTESPERTELGYVTHLHPDQIKTEAEDGGYHKAEHISDLQDIKCVDQINCESSDSLVSELMSTAIKCSQCGKCFSTISHLNIHQRTHTIEMPYKCTECGKGFSQKRSLNFHKKIHAGEKPYNCPQCDMCFVTISHLKSHQRIHTGEKPYKCTVCKKCFSRASTLEEHHRFHTGEKPYKCDSCGKCFSTVSSLNRHKSIHTREKTLKCVQCGECFSETRALNFHKMIHASETPYKCSQCGKCFSTLSNLNNHKLIHADEKLYKCSQCGKCFSTISNLNNHKRIHTNEKLYKCSQCDKRFPSASILNSHQRIHTVENPYKCDSCGKCFSTIASLNRHKSIHTREKTLKCIKCGKCFSETRALNFHKMIHAGEKTNN; from the coding sequence ATGATGCAGGCAGGAGTCTgtctgagacaggacactgagacaacactaccagagctcactgagcagcacaggatcagactgaaagaagaggaactcagtggactggagtcagagacagagtgtgcTGCACCAAgactcaacacactggagccagagtgtgttacagcacacagcggggtcagtgatgtacaccacacacacacatcagtgataaaaacagaagCCGATCTGGGCTCCACCCACACTGGGGATCTTATTAAGACAGAGAGCCCTGAAAGGACAGAGCTGGGATATGTGAcccatctgcatcctgaccaaatcaaaacagaggCTGAAGATGGAGGATACCATAAGGCAGAACACATCAGTGACTTGCAGGATATTAAATGTGTTGATCAAATCAACTGTGAATCTAGCGATAGTTTAGTGAGTGAACTCATGAGTACTGCGATTAAAtgttctcagtgtgggaagtgtttttccaCAATATCTCATTTAAATATCCACCAAAGAACTCATACAATTGAAATGCCATACAAATGTACTGAGTGTGGGAAGGGTTTTTCCCAAAAAAGATCTTTAAATTTCCATAAGAAGATTCAtgcaggtgaaaagccctacaattGTCCTCAGTGTGATATGTGCTTTGTCACTATATCTCATTTAAAGagccaccagagaattcatacaggtgaaaaaccctacaaatgtactgtgtgtaaaaagtgtttttctaGAGCATCTACTTTAGAAGAACACCATAGAtttcatactggtgaaaagccctacaaatgtgattcatgtgggaagtgcttttctACAGTATCTAGTTTAAATCGCCACAAGAGCATTCATACACGTGAGAAGACATtgaaatgtgttcagtgtggggAGTGTTTTTCTGAAACAAGGGCTTTAAATTTCCACAAGATGATTCATGCAAGTGAAACGCCTTACAAATGTTCtcagtgtggaaagtgcttttccacaCTATCTAATTTAAATAACCATAAGCTAATTCATGCAGATGAAAAGCTCTACAAATGTTCtcagtgtggaaagtgcttttccacaATATCTAATTTAAATAACCACAAGAGAATTCATACAAATGAAAAGCTCTACAAATGTTCCCAGTGTGATAAGCGTTTTCCTAGTGCATCTATTTTAAATAGCCACCAAAGAATTCATACGGTTGAAAATCCCTACAAATGTGATTcatgtgggaagtgcttttctACAATAGCTAGTTTAAATCGCCACAAGAGCATTCATACACGTGAGAAgacattgaaatgtattaagtgtgggaagtgtttttctgAAACAAGGGCTTTAAATTTCCACAAGATGATTCATGCAGGTGAAAAGACCAACAATTAA
- the LOC133122624 gene encoding zinc finger protein 883-like isoform X2, with translation MMQAGVCLRQDTETTLPELTEQHRIRLKEEELSGLESETECAAPGLNTLEPECVTAHSGVSDGHHTHTSVIKTEADLGFTHTGDLIKTESPERTELGYVTHLHPDQIKTEAEDGGYLKAEHISDFQDFKCFNIKCESSEGLVSDLMNTVMTGAGVDHTDQTEPWQCAGEPNSNCKKEEIQDPLTQFGDLNHHSNINNENNQTNIFHKRTNGCNQDGKLTTDVKNEPMIISTRERQYTCTVCEKCFNTKSGLTAHRRIHTGEKPYSCPHCENGFHFKYQLTTHLRIHTDEKPYKCSQCGKCFSKISCRNRHQRIHTGEKAYKCSDCGKCFSIRSDLNSHQIIHTHEKPYKCPQCEKCFNFKSGLTAHQRIHTGEKPYNCPQCEKCFYRIACLNRHQRIHTGEKPYKCPQCGKCFYTIVCLNRHQTIHTDEKPYKCSLCGKCFSIRSHLNSHQRMHTGEKPYKCPQCEKCFHFKSGLTTHLRIHTGEKPYKCSECGKCFSIRSRLNSHQRIHTGEKPHKRSVWPVLPQKISVK, from the coding sequence atgatgcaggcaggagtctgtctgagacaggacactgagacaaccctaccagagctcactgagcagcacaggatcagactgaaagaagaggaactcagtggactggagtcAGAGACGGAATGTGCTGCACCAGgactcaacacactggagccagagtgtgttacagcacacagcggGGTCAGTGatggacaccacacacacacatcagtgataaaaacagaagCTGATCTGGGCTTCACCCACACTGGGGATCTTATTAAGACGGAGAGCCCTGAAAGGACAGAGCTAGGATATGTGAcccatctgcatcctgaccaaatcaaaacagaggCTGAAGATGGAGGATACCTGAAGGCAGAACACATCAGTGACTTCCAGgactttaaatgttttaatattaagTGTGAATCCAGTGAAGGTTTAGTGAGTGATCTCATGAACACTGTGATGACTGGAGCTGGTGTTGATCACACAGACCAGACTGAACCATGGCAATGTGCAGGAGAGCCAAACTCAAactgtaaaaaagaagaaattcaaGATCCGTTAACCCAGTTTGGGGACTTAAATCATCACAGCAacataaacaatgaaaataatcagACCAACATTTTCCATAAAAGAACAAACGGTTGCAATCAAGATGGGAAACTAACAACAGATGTGAAAAATGAACCCATGATAATTAGTACAAGAGAAAGGCAGTatacatgtacagtgtgtgagaagtgttttaaTACCAAATCTGGGTTAACTGCACACCgaagaattcatacaggtgaaaagccctacagtTGTCCTCATTGTGAgaatggttttcatttcaaatatcaGTTAACTAcgcacctgagaattcatacagatgaaaagccctacaaatgttcccagtgtgggaagtgcttttccaAAATATCTTGTAGAAATcgccaccagagaattcatacaggtgagaaggCATACAAATGTTCTGattgtgggaagtgcttttccaTAAGATCTGATTTAAATAGCCACCAGATAATTCATACTcatgaaaagccctacaaatgtcctcagtgtgagaagtgttttaatttcaaatctggGTTAACTGCACACCaaagaattcatacaggtgaaaagccctacaattGTCCTCAGTGTGAGAAGTGCTTTTACAGAATCGCTTGTTTAAATcgccaccagagaattcatacaggtgaaaagccctacaaatgtcctcagtgtgggaagtgcttttacACAATAGTTTGCTTAAATCGCCACCAAACTATTCATACAGATGAAAAGCCCTATAAATGTTCTctgtgtgggaagtgcttttccaTAAGATCACATTTAAATAGCCACCAGAGAAtgcatacaggtgaaaagccctacaaatgtcctcaatgtgagaagtgttttcatttcaaatctgggTTAACTACACACCtaagaattcatacaggtgaaaagccctacaaatgttctgagtgtgggaagtgcttttccaTAAGATCTCGTTTAAATAGCCACCAGCgcattcatacaggtgaaaagccccaCAAGCGTTCTGTTTGGCCAGTGCTTCCCCAGAAGATATCAGTTAAATAG